GCGCCATGGCCCCGTGCGCTCGAAGGCGGCCTCGCTGCCGGCGATGCCCCGTGTGGGAGCGACTTCAGTCGCGGCGGGCTCTACCGGTAACGCGTGTCGCGACTGAAGTCGCTCCTACGGAAGAAGCGTTGCGCCAGGATCTGCACCCTCGCGAAACCATGGGCTGCAGGCGCGCGCCTGCAAACGCCCCGCCGCGCTCAGCGGCAGAAATCGCCCAGGCTGCGCACCAGCGCGGTGCGGTGGACCTGGTCCAGCCGCCGGCGCAGCGCATAGGCCTCGGCGGCGCGCGCGGTTGCAACCGGACAGTCCGGCGCCTGCCGCGCCGCGGCGCTGGCCTGCAAGGCGTCCAGCATCTCGCCCTGCAACTGGTCCAGGCGCGTGCGCAGCGCCGCCAGGTCCGGGCGCGGCCGGTCCGGCGCGTAGCCGCGCAGCCGCCATTGCGCCAGCAGCTGGTACTGCACCAGCTTGTTGGACTCGATCTGCATGCCGAAGAAGCGCGCCGCGTCGTCCGCGTCCACGCCATGCGCCGCCGCCTGCGCACGCACGCCGGCCAGCACCGCGGCCTCGCGCGCGGCGTCCAGCACGGGCTTGCCGCTGTCCCACTTGCTCAACGCGACCTGGTCGCCGATCGCGTTGCGCTCGACGATGCGGTCGAGCAGCGGCTCGATCGGCGTGGCGCTGCGCGCAGGCATCGCGCAGCCCGCCAGGGCGGCGCCGGCCAACAGCGCGGTCAACGCGCGGATGAGCAGGACGGGGACGGAAGCGGGCATCGTGGCTCTCCAGAGGAGCGTCTGCGCAGGAAAGAAGCAGGCCGGGCGGCCATCTTGCCCAAGCCGAGGGACGTTTTCATTGCGTCGCGCCGCGATCGGGCCGCACGCGGCCGCCGAGTCGGCGGCGGCAAAGCCGAAACCGGCATCGCGACACGAACTGACGACACGGCGCTCGGCAGCGCGGTGCGTCGGCAGAACGCTCGCCAAGACGGCGCATGCGCCAGTGGCAACACCCGCGCGCAGCACCGCATGCGTTCGTTGCCGCGCCACGGCGGATTCGCCCCACTGCCTTGGTTCTGCGGGCCAGCGGGTGGCGACGCGCGGTACGCCGCCATCGCCCCCCAACGAAAAACGCCGGCAGCAGCCGGCGTCTTCGTCGCAATCGCGCGGCCGCCAGGCGGCACGCGACGTCGCTCAGTGCTTGAGGTTCTTGCGCAGGCGCTCCAGCGCCTGCAGCTGCGCGGTGACTTCCGCCAGCTTGGCCTGCGCCTCGGCCACGTCGATGCCTTCGCCGCGGTTGGCCAGCATGCGCTCGGCGTCTTCCTTGGCCTTGCGCACCGACGCCTCGTCGATGTCCTGCGCGCGGATCGCGGTGTCGGCCAGGATGGTCACCACCTGCGGCTGCACCTCGAGGATGCCGCCGGAAATGGCGAAATCCAGCTGCTCGCCGCTGGCGGTGGTCACCACCACCTTGCCGGGCTTGAGCCGGGTGATCAGCGGCGCGTGCTTGGGCGCGATGCCCAGCTCGCCCAGCTCGCCGGTGGCGACCACCAGGGTCGCTTCACCGTGGTAGATCTCGTGCTCGGCGCTGACGATGTCGCAACGGATGGTGCTCATGGTTACCTCGCTGGAGCGAGGCGGGATTGGGGATGGGGATTGGGGATTGGCCAAGGCGGTCGCGCCGCTTTCCTCTCCATCCGAATCCACCGCCCGCGATGCCCGCCTTGCGTATCCCTAATCCCGAATGCCGAATGCCGGCTGTTACGCCTTCTCGGCCATCTTCTTGGCCTTCTCGACCGCTTCTTCGATGCTGCCGACCATGTAGAACGCCTGCTCCGGCAGGTGGTCGTATTCGCCGTCGACGATGCCCTTGAAGCCGCGGATGGTGTCCTTCAGCGACACGTACTTGCCGGGCGAGCCGGTGAACACTTCGGCCACGTGGAACGGCTGGCTGAAGAAGCGCTCGATCTTGCGCGCGCGCGACACCGACTGCTTGTCCTCTTCGGACAGTTCATCCATGCCCAGGATCGCGATGATGTCCTTCAGTTCCTTGTACTTCTGCAGGGTCATCTGCACGCGACGCGCGGTGTCGTAGTGCTCATGGCCGATCACGTTCGGATCCATCATGCGCGAGGTCGAATCCAGCGGATCCACCGCCGGGTAGATGCCCAGCGAGGCGATGCTGCGCGACAGCGCGACGGTCGAGTCGAGGTGGGCGAAGGTGGTCGCCGGCGACGGGTCGGTGTAGTCGTCCGCGGGCACGTACACGGCCTGGATCGAGGTGATCGAGCCGGTCTTGGTCGAGGTGATGCGCTCCTGCAGCACGCCCATTTCCTCGGCCAGGGTCGGCTGGTAGCCCACCGCCGACGGCATGCGGCCCAGCAGCGCCGACACTTCGGTACCGGCCAGGGTGTAGCGGTAGATGTTGTCGACGAACAGCAGCACGTCCTTGCCCTTGCCCGAGGCGTCCTTCTCATCGCGGAAGTACTCGGCCATGGTCAGGCCGGTCAGCGCGACGCGCAGGCGGTTGCCCGGCGGCTCGTTCATCTGGCCGTACACCATCGCCACCTTGTCCAGGACGTTGGAGTCCTTCATCTCGTGGTAGAAGTCGTTGCCCTCGCGGGTACGCTCGCCCACGCCGGCGAACACGGACAGACCGCTGTGCGCCTTGGCGATGTTGTTGATCAGCTCCATCATGTTGACGGTCTTGCCGACGCCGGCGCCGCCGAACAGGCCGACCTTGCCGCCCTTGGCGAACGGGCACATCAGGTCGATGACCTTGATGCCGGTTTCCAGCAGCTCGGTGGCCGAGGACTGGTCTTCGTAGCTCGGCGCGGCGCGGTGGATTTCCCAATGGTCGGTGGCCTGCACGTCGCCGGCCTCGTCGATCGGGCGGCCCAGCACGTCCATGATCCGGCCCAGCGTGCCCGGGCCGACCGGCACCGAGATCGCGCGGCCGGTGTTGGACGCCACCAGGTTGCGCTTGAGGCCGTCGGTGGAGCCGAGCGCGATGGTGCGCACGATGCCGTCGCCCAGCTGCTGCTGCACTTCCAGCGTGATGGCCGTGCCTTCGACCTT
The Xanthomonas sp. AM6 DNA segment above includes these coding regions:
- a CDS encoding chorismate mutase, with product MPASVPVLLIRALTALLAGAALAGCAMPARSATPIEPLLDRIVERNAIGDQVALSKWDSGKPVLDAAREAAVLAGVRAQAAAHGVDADDAARFFGMQIESNKLVQYQLLAQWRLRGYAPDRPRPDLAALRTRLDQLQGEMLDALQASAAARQAPDCPVATARAAEAYALRRRLDQVHRTALVRSLGDFCR
- a CDS encoding F0F1 ATP synthase subunit epsilon — translated: MSTIRCDIVSAEHEIYHGEATLVVATGELGELGIAPKHAPLITRLKPGKVVVTTASGEQLDFAISGGILEVQPQVVTILADTAIRAQDIDEASVRKAKEDAERMLANRGEGIDVAEAQAKLAEVTAQLQALERLRKNLKH
- the atpD gene encoding F0F1 ATP synthase subunit beta; the encoded protein is MSQGKIVQIIGAVVDVEFARADVPKIYDALKVEGTAITLEVQQQLGDGIVRTIALGSTDGLKRNLVASNTGRAISVPVGPGTLGRIMDVLGRPIDEAGDVQATDHWEIHRAAPSYEDQSSATELLETGIKVIDLMCPFAKGGKVGLFGGAGVGKTVNMMELINNIAKAHSGLSVFAGVGERTREGNDFYHEMKDSNVLDKVAMVYGQMNEPPGNRLRVALTGLTMAEYFRDEKDASGKGKDVLLFVDNIYRYTLAGTEVSALLGRMPSAVGYQPTLAEEMGVLQERITSTKTGSITSIQAVYVPADDYTDPSPATTFAHLDSTVALSRSIASLGIYPAVDPLDSTSRMMDPNVIGHEHYDTARRVQMTLQKYKELKDIIAILGMDELSEEDKQSVSRARKIERFFSQPFHVAEVFTGSPGKYVSLKDTIRGFKGIVDGEYDHLPEQAFYMVGSIEEAVEKAKKMAEKA